The Pseudalkalibacillus hwajinpoensis DNA window CAATTGAAAGGAAAGATTCGCATGATCAATCGTTAACATTAACTCCCTCCATACAAGCTCGGAATTCTCCAATAATTTCGTAGACTCATTTAATTTAAAGGTTTTAAGAGGTTGATCATAGGCAGGATCAAGAGATGCATTGATTGAGAACGAATCTATGACGCTTTCCTCATTGGAGACATGGATTATTTTGGGAGTCTCAATAGTAATATGATCAATATCATCCCATTCGTAAACATGTTGAAGTTCTTCAAAATTCTGCTCAGAACCTGCGATATCAATCGCAACTCCTCTGTACATTCTGTGACCAGAAACATAGCCTTGTGCCAGCCAGTTCGGCCCCATTCCTAACGACTGATCGAGCTTTAAAGAAATTTCCTTATTCTCTGAATGAAGAGAAACTTTATCAAATTGGAGATAAGGAATATCAAGATTCCGCTTATCCTTCTGAAGGAGGTCCACGCTATAAATGAGATGGAGAACATTATACTGAAACCAGACTTTCTCTACCTTCAGGGTACGCCGTTCTTCTAGTAGAAACGTTTCATGATCGACATCCGTAAACAAATCATATTCTGTCGCAAGGTTTGATCCTGTTAACCCACGAATAATTTCTTTAATAGCTTTATCCTCACTTTGTACTTCCTCAAAATTCTCATTAATTTCAAAAGTTGGTTCGCTTTCCTGGCTCCAATTTAAATAAACCAGGAATGCACTGAACAAAATCAGGACAGGCACTAGTTTATAAATGGTCTTCTTCAATTTAACGGACTTCATTTTAATCTCCTCTTCATAATTCCCATTACACTTATCATACTATTCTTTCAATTATGAGCAAAGAAGAGATTGGTAAAGATCAGCGTTATTTTCCCGTTAAAAAAACCATGCGTCTGCATGGTTTAAGCTGCTTTAACTCTCGCGGTAATCACGATACTTATAATGAATGAGCCTATTAAACTAATGAAATCAATTGGATTAGTTAACATCCCCAAAGTTACACTACTCGTTAGTTGCTGTCCTCTGCTCCATGCGTCTAACCATTCCGTCTGGAAAGCCATGTTAACAATCGAACCAATAATTAAATTGAGAATGAAATAGAAACAAACAAGGCTTATTGTAAAAATAATGTACTTTTTCAAATGGTCTACCCCTTTTACAAACGTCTTCTTTGCTATTGTAACCTGTATGAATGACATTTCTCAAATGGCGTCAAACACTTTTTTCGATAAAATCCATACGGTATTATTATCACGCTTCAGGAGGAATCGCCATGTTTAACTACCGATACAGACCTTACCTACCGCCACCTTTTCCCGGCTATCCGTGTCGTCCCTATCCTTCTGTAGAAGTCACTCGCTTCCAGGACTCGGCAAGCACTTGTATGCATCTTATGAATGATGGCCAGACGATACTCAAAAAAGTTCGCCAAGATGCTCAATTTGCTCATGAATTAAAAGATGCAGCACAGAAAAATGATCATTCGCACGTTCAGGAACTTATAAAAGGAACAGGGATTCAATCTTCCTTCCATATCGCTTATACACCAGACGCCATTCGAATCGATCTCATGGCAGGAAATGAAGATGACTGCAGTGAACTAACCATGAAACTTTGCTGGTAAGCAAAATGGCCTCATTCAATGAGGCTTTGTGCACTTTGTTTATGAACGGCGATTAAATTAGCTCATCAACACCAAGGTATCGTATTTTCAACAATAGCAACTAACAGAGTATGTTTATTAAACATTACAAAAGCCCGGCAGCACCGAGCTTTTTGTGAGTTTTATTTAAATTGTTTATTTAACAATTAATACGGGACAAGTAGCTTGCTGAGCCACTTTCTGACTTACACTACCAAGCATCCACTTTTTAATACCACTTAGCCCCCTGCTTCCGATCACAATTAAATCTGCTTCAGTCATCACAGCAAGGTCGACAATTTCTTTCGCGGGGTCGCCAGCCCTAACGTCTGTTTGAACATTTACACCCATATGGTGAAGCGTTTCCTTCACTTCTCTCAACATTGCTTCTCCATTGCTTCGCTCCATGAGAACTCCGTCTGAATGATCATCCTGAACAGGAGAAGGAACACCTGCATGCCCCTCATTACCAATACTGCCAGTACCATAAGGGATTCTTGTTGCAGGTTGGGCAGAGAATTTATGTGATTCTTTTGTAACGTGGACCAGTTGGATGGTTGCTTTACTTGCTTCTGCTAGCTTCATCGCTTGATGGAGCGCCTTTTCACTATCTTCAGAACGATCATACGCTACTACGATTTTGGTATACATCTTCTCTTCCTCCTCAAAGTTTGAAGTAGTTAGAATATACCCGATGGAATATGAAAATAACGCTCTGCATGTAAACGTATTCATATCGATATATTTGTCATAAAGCTTACACTAGCCGGTAATAATTTGTTCTTTTGGGTAATGATAACGCTCAACCGGCGCTTTCCCTCTCATCATTAACAGGAACGAAATAATCCCAATTCTACCGACGAACATAAGGAAAATAATAATGCATTTTCCAGGCGTGCTTAATTCAGGGGTTATACCAAGGGATAAACCTGTCGTCCCAAAAGCAGAGGTAACTTCGAATATAATCGCCGTCAGTGGGAATGGCTCTGTTGCGGCCAGAATAACTACTGCTAAACCGCACATTCCAGTAGCTGTAAAAATCACAATAAACGATTTAATAATATCGTCTGTAACAAGCTCTCTTCCAAATACTTTGACACTCTTTCTACCTTTCGCAAAATGGATCACGGTAAGAAGCGCGACAGCGAACGTTGTCGTTCGTATCCCTCCACCAACACTACTCGGGGACGCCCCTATAAACATTAATAAACTTAGGAGTAACTGGGTTGATAATGTAAACTCGCTGACATCCATTGTGGCCAGGCCGCCATTTCTTGTCGTCACCGATTGAAATAATGAATAAAAGAGTGCTTGATCCCATGTTTTATCCTGCATAAAGTTTCCCAGTTCAAAAAGCCAGATAAGCCCTGTTCCAAGAATGACCAGAATAAAAAACGTTAATGTCGTTACTTTTGTGAAGAGTGAAAATCGATACACCATGGTTTCCTTCCGACGAAACAAATATTCTTTTAACTCAATCAAAACAGGGAATCCAATCGCACCGAGTATAAGCAACAACATGTTAATGGTCTGTACAAAATAATCATTGGCATACGGAACAAGTGAATTTCCAGTGATGTCAAAACCGGCATTTGTTGTGGCACTCACTGAAGCAAAAAAACCTTGTAGAAATGCTTCCTGCCATGACGGATAATACTTTAGCAGATACAATCCGAGGATAACAGTTCCGATTGCTTCAAATAACAGAATCAATCCTAGAATCTGCCTCATTAATTTAACTAGTCCTGCAAGTGTTCCTCGATTCTGGTCTGTACTTATGAGCTGTCGTTCTTTCATTCCGATTTTCTTCCCCATAAGAAGCCAAATGAACGTACCTAACGTCATTATGCCAATTCCGCCAAATTGAAGAACAAAAGCAAGTATGTATGTTCCTGTCGTACTAAATGTATCAGCGGTGGATACCACTGTAAGTCCAGTAACACTAATCGCACTTACCGCCGTAAACAAGGCATCTATAAAACTCCATTTCACATCATTTTGATGAGCGATTGGAAGACTCAGAAGAATAGTAGCTAAAACAACTGCAGCCAGGTAAAAGAGCACAATTAATTGTACGGATGAAAGCTCTGTAGCTTTTTCTTTAATCTTCATGGTGTATCCATTCCTTCCTCAACATAAGCTATAATACCATCATTCACTTTACGCCTATTATTGTACATATGTGATATTTAGAGAATAGCCGTGTCTATAGTATAATAAACACGGATAATTTGTTTGAATATTGGGGGAATAACTTTTGAACGATTTCCAACACGAGCGAGAGCTACTCACTCTGAAAGCTATAGCTGAGACACTGAATCAATCCAGCGACCTGAAATCGATGTTGCAATCAGTCCTGGAAGAATTATTAAGCGTAACTGGTCTGAAAACCGGTTGGATTTTCCTTACAGACAATAAACCAGATTACGTCTGTACAGCGGATGTAAATCTTCCACAGGCGCTTTCCCTAAATAATAAGCAACCCATGTGTTCAGGATCGTGCTGGTGCTTAAATAAGTACTGGGACGGAAAGCTGAAACAGGCAGTTAACATTATTGAATGTAAAAGACTTGAAGATGCGCTCAAATATAATACCGGTGATACAGAAGGACTATCGCATCATGCAACTGTTCCATTGTCTGCTGGTGGAGAGACGTTTGGTTTATTAAACGTCGGTTCTCCAGGAAAAGAAAAATTTTCGCAAGAAGAACTGACATTACTCGAATCAGTAGCCTACCAAATCGGTACAGCCATTAAACGCACAACTTTATATCAAAGTGAACAAAAGCGTGCAGAGAATTTCACCATTCTAGAAGCATTAACAAGGGAATTATGGAAGCTTGATCAAACTAACGACATTGTAAACGGACTTGTTAAACATACAGGGGAGGCGTTCAACTGGCCTGTAGTTGGCTTTTTATTCAATGATGGCGAACAGGTTACACTACGTGCTTTGTATCAAGAGGGTTCTTTACGATCATTAAATGAACGCTATACATGGGAAGATCTTAAAGGCATACATGAATCGTTACAAGTAAAAAGCAAAGATGAGTTACGCCAATACCATTCGCCTTTTCTAAGAAAGTCGGTATCAACAATTGCACGCTCAGTTTCAATTCGTAACGAGCAAATTGGGGTTCTTTTTGCTGAGAGCTCTGATAAGAAAGCATTTGATCGAAGTGAAGGGGATGTTCTAAAAGCTATCGCCGATCATATGGCACTTGCCATAGAAAACGCTAGGATTAATGTACGAAGACAGGAACTCATTCTATCAGAAGAACGAAATAGACTAGCAAGAGACTTGCATGATTCTGTTAGTCAGAAGCTTTTCTCCCTTTCAATGACGGCAAAAGGTGCGCAAAGCTTACAGGAAAACAATCTTGTTCTAACAGAAGCTCTGGTAGACATTCAAGAGCTTGCACAGGAAGCAATGAAAGAGATGAGAACGTTAATCTGGCAACTTCGTCCTGCAGGAATTGAAGCTGGCCTTATGACATCACTGAAAGCGTACGCAATTAGTCTTGGACTTGAACCCGTTTGTGAGGTTACTGGTTTGAAGGTACTTCCTGCTCCCATAGAAGAAGCACTCTACCGAATCGGACAAGAATCACTTAATAATGTTCTCAAGCACGCAAGGGTAAAAGAGGTCTTCATTCACATAGATATCAACAATATCACCGCATCACTTACAATTCAAGATACCGGAGTTGGTTTTGATAAAGTAACCACCGGAGACTTCACACTCGGACTAAGGGGTATGAAGGAACGAGTTAATATCATTGGCGGAACACTGAGGATTACAAGCGAGAAAAACAAGGGAGCGACTGTTCAAGCAGTTCTGCCACTATCTGAATAAGGGGGATATCGATGAAAATTAAACTACTTCTTGCAGATGATCATCAGATAGTGCGAAAAGGCCTTCGATTATTTCTGCAATCGCAAAATGATATTGAAATTATTGGAGAAGCCTCCAATGGAATTGAAGCCGTTAAGCTAGCCACAGAATGGCAACCTGATGTTATTCTAATGGATCTAATCATGCCCGAAATGGATGGGATTGAAGCCACTAAGGAAATTAAGAAACGTTTTCCTATGGTTAAGGTCATCATTTTAACTAGTTTTTCTGATCAAGACCATGTTTTACCCGCAATTAGAGCTGGCGCAGAAGGCTATCAATTAAAAGATATTGATCCGGATGAGTTAATTTATACCATTCGCGCAGCCGTTAGCGGCAAACGCCACCTTCATCCTCAGGCAACAAGTCAACTCATGTCTCATATGATCGGAGAAAACGAGACTGAAAATCAACCCCGGCTGAAATCCCTTACACCTAGAGAACGAGATGTTTTAAGAGAAATCACATTAGGAAAGAGTAATAAGGAAATCGCCTCGTCTCTTTTTATAACAGAGAAAACCGTCAAAACTCATGTCAGCAGTATTTTATCAAAATTAAACTTTCACGATCGCACACAAGCAGCTCTCTATGCTACAAGAAAGAACTGGTTTGATGAACTTGCATAAGACTAAAGTATGAGGATAAACTCGTTCCTCCCGACGATGCAACATGGTCTATTATGAAATAAGCTAATAATAGATTAACTGAATCAGTATTGAGGTATTAAAGTAGTAGATAGATGTAGAAAGGAGCTTCAAAATGAATATCCTTGTAATGAATGGTAGCCCAAGAGAAAAATCGATGACACGCAATTTAACGAACTCGATTACAGATCAGCTTGATGAAAAGGGAATCCAGGTCATGACTTTTGATGCTGGCTTTCATGACTTGCCTCTCTTCAAAGGAAGAAAAGAAGACCTTGAGCATCCAGAGGTTCAGCGCCTAATGAACAACGCTATGAATGCTGACGCTTTCGTGATCTGCTCGCCAGAATACCATAACGGAATGAGTGGAGCACTTAAAAATGCCCTCGACTTTCTTGGTGGGAGTCATTTTAAGCAGAAGCCTGCTGCACTGGCTTCTGTTGGAGGCGGGGGAAAAGGTGGGATCAATGCATTAAACAATATGAGAACCGTTATGCGTGGCCTTTATGCCCTTGTCCTCCCCGATCAATTCTGTGCTGATCCTACTTGCTTTGATGAGAAGGGCTATATGATTGATACGAAAGCTAAAGAAAGGCTCTCGATCGTAATTGAAGAGCTTGTTACATTAACCGCAGCTCTGGAAAAAGGGATTAAAGTAAAGTAGTAGGAAACAAAGCATCCATTTTTGGATGCTTTTACTCTTTATCTAAAATCGCTTACTCAGTTACCCCTGCTTCAGTTATATTAACGTTCATATTAAAGGTAATGTCCATATCTTCATACTTCTTCTTCCACTCTTTCTGGTCAAGACCACCTCTTGTTACGCTTCTAACTGCATTGCCAAGACCGAGTGGGTCCACCCCTAATCGCTGAAAATCTTTTATCATTGCATTTCCTTTTTCTTCAATTTCCACTTCCATTGTTGATTGAATTTCTTTCATGATCTTGGGGTTTAACTTTTCCCCTGAGTACTCTTTAATAATCCCTAGAATTTCACCTTTAATTTCGATGTTGTCTTTATCTACATCAGCAAGATTCAAATTTCGTTTGGAAGCAATATTATAAACAGCAGCGTATTCTCCATTATCAAGTTTAACTGAATACGAATCGTTACTGCTAAATTTCTCAAATAGAGCTTTAAAGGTGAAAAGATCTTGTAAACCTATTTCACCAACCATTTTATCTCCATCAAAGAGAGCGAGGCCCACAATTTTCACTTTATTGTCTTGCTTTTCAATGAGAGGAAGAAATGGATCATTTCCTTCAGAATAGTAGTAGTAGAGGAAATAGTGCAGGTTTGTTAAAGGCAACATGCCGTTAACGCTATTATGCTCCAGGACATCGTGAATATAGCTGCCTATATCAACATTCCCAAAATCCGAGCGAAGCATCTCTTCAGGATCACTGTTTGCTATCGCTAGAAATGCGCGTGAACCAATAGCAGGATCTCGTTGAAGCGTATCAACAAGATCAATAATGCCGTCTGTTTCAGCAATTTCTCTACTATAAATGGCTACCTGTAGCTTACCGCTTACAAGAGGTTTTGATGACTCTGCATTGAATTGGCTCCTAATTTCCTTACTAAGGTGTGCTGATTCCACAAACACATTATTTTCAATTCTTCCATCTCTCTCAAACTGTGGAGCAACTGCAATCCCTTTCACCACATCGCTCTCACTCCCATCATCAGCCTTATCGTATCCAATAACTGTTATCATCTGTAGGTCGTCGAGAATTCGAT harbors:
- a CDS encoding universal stress protein — protein: MYTKIVVAYDRSEDSEKALHQAMKLAEASKATIQLVHVTKESHKFSAQPATRIPYGTGSIGNEGHAGVPSPVQDDHSDGVLMERSNGEAMLREVKETLHHMGVNVQTDVRAGDPAKEIVDLAVMTEADLIVIGSRGLSGIKKWMLGSVSQKVAQQATCPVLIVK
- a CDS encoding TrkH family potassium uptake protein, with product MKIKEKATELSSVQLIVLFYLAAVVLATILLSLPIAHQNDVKWSFIDALFTAVSAISVTGLTVVSTADTFSTTGTYILAFVLQFGGIGIMTLGTFIWLLMGKKIGMKERQLISTDQNRGTLAGLVKLMRQILGLILLFEAIGTVILGLYLLKYYPSWQEAFLQGFFASVSATTNAGFDITGNSLVPYANDYFVQTINMLLLILGAIGFPVLIELKEYLFRRKETMVYRFSLFTKVTTLTFFILVILGTGLIWLFELGNFMQDKTWDQALFYSLFQSVTTRNGGLATMDVSEFTLSTQLLLSLLMFIGASPSSVGGGIRTTTFAVALLTVIHFAKGRKSVKVFGRELVTDDIIKSFIVIFTATGMCGLAVVILAATEPFPLTAIIFEVTSAFGTTGLSLGITPELSTPGKCIIIFLMFVGRIGIISFLLMMRGKAPVERYHYPKEQIITG
- a CDS encoding GAF domain-containing sensor histidine kinase, which gives rise to MNDFQHERELLTLKAIAETLNQSSDLKSMLQSVLEELLSVTGLKTGWIFLTDNKPDYVCTADVNLPQALSLNNKQPMCSGSCWCLNKYWDGKLKQAVNIIECKRLEDALKYNTGDTEGLSHHATVPLSAGGETFGLLNVGSPGKEKFSQEELTLLESVAYQIGTAIKRTTLYQSEQKRAENFTILEALTRELWKLDQTNDIVNGLVKHTGEAFNWPVVGFLFNDGEQVTLRALYQEGSLRSLNERYTWEDLKGIHESLQVKSKDELRQYHSPFLRKSVSTIARSVSIRNEQIGVLFAESSDKKAFDRSEGDVLKAIADHMALAIENARINVRRQELILSEERNRLARDLHDSVSQKLFSLSMTAKGAQSLQENNLVLTEALVDIQELAQEAMKEMRTLIWQLRPAGIEAGLMTSLKAYAISLGLEPVCEVTGLKVLPAPIEEALYRIGQESLNNVLKHARVKEVFIHIDINNITASLTIQDTGVGFDKVTTGDFTLGLRGMKERVNIIGGTLRITSEKNKGATVQAVLPLSE
- a CDS encoding response regulator transcription factor — protein: MKIKLLLADDHQIVRKGLRLFLQSQNDIEIIGEASNGIEAVKLATEWQPDVILMDLIMPEMDGIEATKEIKKRFPMVKVIILTSFSDQDHVLPAIRAGAEGYQLKDIDPDELIYTIRAAVSGKRHLHPQATSQLMSHMIGENETENQPRLKSLTPRERDVLREITLGKSNKEIASSLFITEKTVKTHVSSILSKLNFHDRTQAALYATRKNWFDELA
- a CDS encoding NADPH-dependent FMN reductase, whose translation is MNILVMNGSPREKSMTRNLTNSITDQLDEKGIQVMTFDAGFHDLPLFKGRKEDLEHPEVQRLMNNAMNADAFVICSPEYHNGMSGALKNALDFLGGSHFKQKPAALASVGGGGKGGINALNNMRTVMRGLYALVLPDQFCADPTCFDEKGYMIDTKAKERLSIVIEELVTLTAALEKGIKVK
- a CDS encoding Ger(x)C family spore germination protein — translated: MKRWYAVLIFALMLTGCVENRILDDLQMITVIGYDKADDGSESDVVKGIAVAPQFERDGRIENNVFVESAHLSKEIRSQFNAESSKPLVSGKLQVAIYSREIAETDGIIDLVDTLQRDPAIGSRAFLAIANSDPEEMLRSDFGNVDIGSYIHDVLEHNSVNGMLPLTNLHYFLYYYYSEGNDPFLPLIEKQDNKVKIVGLALFDGDKMVGEIGLQDLFTFKALFEKFSSNDSYSVKLDNGEYAAVYNIASKRNLNLADVDKDNIEIKGEILGIIKEYSGEKLNPKIMKEIQSTMEVEIEEKGNAMIKDFQRLGVDPLGLGNAVRSVTRGGLDQKEWKKKYEDMDITFNMNVNITEAGVTE